A section of the Myxocyprinus asiaticus isolate MX2 ecotype Aquarium Trade chromosome 40, UBuf_Myxa_2, whole genome shotgun sequence genome encodes:
- the LOC127430502 gene encoding uncharacterized protein LOC127430502 yields the protein MVNLIQRNKSPLTTTLAQQKNNVAMLISQELAKLQKLEELLEPCRYVTELLGGEHYVSCSVVLPALCHLFRIMESTDDDPVYVVKFKKDFTTDLAKRKNSTNLTWLKIAIALDPRFKDLKCLPKDERDEVWTSVSNLVMTESPEKQPSEETTAKQPPKKRRMSVLVISSDTDTDEEPIEQCLNCYKVEAKMDMEGCPLQWWTKRKATYVRLASIVRKYLSTPATKVPCERLFSLSGHIIQKKRASLSPDNVKGLVCLSNWLNVKEV from the exons ATGGTCAATCTAATCCAGCGAAACAAATCTCCACTGACCACTACCCTGGCTCAGCAAAAGAACAATGTTGCCATGTTGATTTCACAGGAGCTTGCCAAACTGCAAAAGCTGGAGGAACTACTTGAACCTTGCAG ATATGTGACTGAACTGCTGGGGGGAGAGCATTATGTCTCCTGTTCAGTGGTGTTGCCAGCCTTGTGCCACTTGTTCAGAATTATGGAGTCCACAGACGATGATCCAGTCTATGTAGTGAAATTCAAAAAAGACTTTACAACAGACCTAGCTAAACGGAAGAACAGCACCAACCTCACATGGCTGAAGATCGCTATTGCACTTGACCCAAGGTTTAAAGACCTAAAGTGTCTTCCCAAAGATGAAAGGGATGAGGTTTGGACTTCAGTAAGCAACCTGGTAATGACAGAAAGTCCTGAAAAACAACCATCTGAAGAGACAACAGCAAAACAGCCGCCAAAGAAGAGAAGGATGTCTGTCTTGGTGATTTCTTCTGATACAGATACAGATGAAGAGCCCATAGAACAATGTCTGAACTGCTACAAAGTAGAGGCCAAAATGGACATGGAGGGGTGTCCACTACAGTGGTGGACAAAGAGAAAAGCAACGTATGTCAGGCTGGCATCCATTGTACGCAAGTATCTGTCAACCCCTGCAACCAAAGTGCCTTGTGAGAGGTTGTTCTCGCTCTCAGGTCACATCATTCAAAAGAAGAGAGCTTCATTGTCCCCAGACAATGTAAAAGGACTGGTCTGTCTCAGTAACTGGCTGAATGTAAAGGAGGTCTAA